A window of the Streptomyces sp. JB150 genome harbors these coding sequences:
- a CDS encoding CHAT domain-containing protein: MSIEILTFGMEELLNSFTTKGDPAVLREPEAERLSERLYYSVDWFAPCTEAVESARALNIAMLLAPFYWSRFEYDRVRQDADRALFFYRLVRQVAPHHVPDALLEIYAEQGNPVSEGLSTRELAAYTAHGVYLLKEAETNGDPRLLDDAVAVCLFAARANPREDVTWAESLITLGNVLTRRYEYTGNADSLERAFFVTVKAAQAIPEGDPCRLKASSGMGHIAIRMYQRTGDLDELDLAVRALREAAYEAPDDDPHRAAYLTNLSSALSHHYHHTGRVDSANEALEAQFEAVRITPRDHPDLPSRLTNLAAALQSHPGSVPPEADRYDQAVTVLRDALSLLTDGHPDRPGCLRLLAVALQDRFTHQRDPRDLTEAVAAARAALLAGSPDDYQRPNLLRSLADSLRKYARHFSEPDVLGEAVEALQEADALLPEDHPDRTDVLATLGFLLRERFDTTADLADRDKAVRALRAASAVDSAPARDRTRAAAAAGHIAAEAQDFAGAVESFALALDQLELTAWRGLRRDDRERLIAQFPHLVAHAAAVAVRAGQAERAVELLEQGRGILLAQALETRTDHKSLLARALEKHTDHEALLARASRLADELRQVLDELDRLPDSPYSSAMADVYERRRANERRAALARQREELLAGIRELPGLAGFLRPPSFDTLRAAADRGPVVLLSASEHGCHALLLTTAGVRVLTLALEDVELAEHVDHFTRAVGGETSPLTAVTTIEETLTWLWDAVAEPVLEALGHTEPPRPGTEWPRLWWCPTGLFTLLPLHAAGRKIPHGGGDSVLDRVVSSYTPTLRALLHARNQPRPHQRSSAGKHGARGLIVSLPSTPGWADLPAAEREARELHHRHPDAELLTGPAATAPSVREALGRCSWAHFACHGMQDLGRPSRGALILHDGPLTLRDIANLRLPHARFAFLSACETSRGGIVLADEAISFAAALQLAGFPDVIGTLWSIDDTLAPDVAGLVYEDLSCPPRPGTSPDPAAALHAAVRAVRAEHPRAVTRWAPYVHVGP; the protein is encoded by the coding sequence ATGAGCATCGAGATACTCACCTTCGGCATGGAGGAATTACTCAACTCCTTCACCACGAAGGGCGATCCGGCCGTGCTGCGTGAGCCGGAGGCGGAGCGACTGTCCGAGCGCCTGTACTACTCCGTCGACTGGTTCGCGCCCTGCACGGAGGCGGTGGAGAGCGCGCGGGCGCTCAACATCGCCATGCTGCTGGCACCGTTCTACTGGTCGCGTTTCGAGTACGACAGGGTGCGCCAGGACGCCGACCGCGCCTTGTTCTTCTACCGGCTGGTCAGGCAGGTGGCCCCGCACCACGTACCCGATGCTTTGCTGGAGATATACGCGGAGCAGGGGAACCCGGTGAGCGAGGGGCTGTCGACACGCGAACTGGCCGCCTACACGGCGCACGGCGTCTACCTGCTGAAGGAAGCGGAGACGAACGGAGACCCGCGCCTGCTCGACGACGCCGTCGCCGTCTGTCTGTTCGCCGCGCGCGCCAATCCGCGCGAGGATGTGACGTGGGCGGAGTCCCTGATCACGCTCGGGAACGTCCTCACCCGCCGATACGAGTACACCGGGAACGCGGATTCGCTGGAGCGGGCCTTCTTCGTGACAGTCAAGGCCGCGCAGGCGATCCCGGAGGGCGATCCGTGCCGGCTGAAGGCCTCCTCCGGCATGGGGCACATCGCGATCCGGATGTACCAGCGCACGGGCGACCTCGACGAGCTCGACCTCGCGGTGCGAGCCCTCCGTGAGGCGGCGTACGAAGCCCCCGACGACGACCCGCACCGTGCCGCGTACCTCACCAACCTCAGTTCGGCGCTCAGCCACCACTACCACCACACCGGCCGTGTCGACTCCGCCAACGAGGCCCTCGAAGCACAGTTCGAGGCGGTACGCATCACCCCGCGCGACCATCCCGACCTGCCGAGCCGGCTGACGAACCTGGCGGCCGCGCTGCAGAGCCATCCCGGATCCGTTCCCCCGGAGGCCGACCGCTACGACCAAGCGGTCACCGTGCTGCGGGACGCCCTCTCCCTCCTCACCGACGGCCACCCCGACCGGCCCGGCTGCCTGCGTCTTCTCGCCGTCGCCCTCCAGGACCGCTTCACACACCAGCGCGACCCACGCGACCTGACCGAGGCCGTCGCGGCCGCCCGGGCCGCGCTCCTGGCCGGCTCGCCCGACGACTATCAGCGGCCGAACCTGCTCCGAAGCCTCGCCGACTCCCTACGGAAGTACGCCCGCCACTTCTCCGAGCCCGACGTCCTGGGCGAGGCCGTCGAGGCACTGCAGGAGGCCGACGCCCTCCTGCCCGAGGACCATCCGGACCGCACGGACGTCCTCGCCACGCTGGGGTTCCTGCTGCGGGAACGCTTCGACACCACCGCGGACCTCGCCGACCGCGACAAGGCCGTTCGCGCCCTGCGCGCCGCCTCCGCCGTCGACTCCGCGCCGGCCCGGGACCGCACCCGGGCTGCCGCTGCCGCCGGGCACATCGCGGCCGAGGCCCAGGACTTCGCCGGCGCCGTCGAGTCCTTCGCCCTCGCCCTGGATCAGCTGGAACTGACCGCCTGGCGGGGTCTGAGGCGCGACGACCGGGAACGGCTGATCGCGCAGTTCCCTCACCTGGTGGCGCACGCGGCCGCCGTCGCCGTACGGGCCGGTCAGGCCGAACGCGCGGTGGAACTCCTCGAACAGGGACGCGGCATCCTCCTCGCCCAAGCCCTGGAAACCCGCACCGACCACAAGTCACTGCTCGCCCGGGCCTTGGAGAAGCACACCGACCACGAGGCGCTGCTCGCCCGGGCATCTCGGCTCGCCGACGAGCTGCGCCAGGTGCTCGACGAACTGGACCGGCTGCCGGACAGCCCGTACAGCTCGGCCATGGCGGACGTGTACGAGCGGCGACGTGCGAACGAGCGGCGAGCGGCCCTCGCCCGGCAGCGGGAGGAACTCCTCGCCGGCATCCGCGAACTGCCCGGGCTCGCCGGCTTCCTGCGTCCGCCCTCCTTCGACACCCTGCGTGCCGCCGCGGACCGCGGACCGGTGGTGCTGCTCAGCGCGAGCGAGCACGGTTGCCACGCCCTCCTCCTGACCACGGCAGGGGTGCGCGTCCTCACCCTCGCGCTGGAGGACGTCGAACTGGCCGAGCACGTCGACCATTTCACCAGAGCCGTCGGTGGGGAAACCTCGCCGCTGACGGCGGTTACGACGATCGAGGAAACCCTCACCTGGCTGTGGGACGCTGTCGCCGAGCCGGTGCTGGAAGCGCTGGGTCATACCGAGCCCCCACGCCCCGGGACGGAATGGCCCCGCCTGTGGTGGTGTCCCACCGGCCTGTTCACGCTGCTGCCGCTGCACGCGGCGGGGCGCAAGATCCCGCACGGCGGCGGCGACAGCGTGCTGGACCGGGTCGTCTCCTCCTACACGCCCACGCTGCGCGCCCTGCTGCACGCTCGGAACCAGCCCCGGCCCCACCAGCGGTCCTCAGCCGGAAAGCACGGCGCCCGCGGCCTCATCGTCTCCCTGCCCTCGACTCCCGGGTGGGCCGACCTCCCGGCGGCCGAGCGCGAGGCCCGGGAGCTGCACCACCGGCACCCGGACGCGGAGCTCCTCACCGGCCCCGCGGCCACCGCGCCCTCGGTCCGGGAGGCGCTCGGCCGCTGCTCCTGGGCCCACTTCGCGTGCCACGGCATGCAGGATCTCGGGCGTCCCTCGCGGGGCGCGCTGATCCTGCACGACGGCCCGCTGACGCTGCGGGACATCGCCAACCTCCGGTTGCCGCACGCCCGGTTCGCGTTTCTCTCCGCCTGCGAGACCTCGCGCGGCGGTATCGTCCTGGCCGATGAGGCGATCAGCTTCGCCGCCGCCCTCCAGCTCGCCGGCTTCCCCGACGTCATCGGCACGCTGTGGTCCATCGACGACACCCTCGCCCCGGACGTCGCCGGCCTCGTGTACGAGGACCTGTCCTGTCCGCCCCGGCCCGGCACGTCGCCCGACCCGGCGGCCGCGCTGCACGCCGCGGTACGGGCCGTACGGGCAGAGCACCCCCGGGCCGTGACGAGATGGGCGCCGTACGTCCACGTGGGTCCGTGA
- a CDS encoding peptidase has translation MRRHHTAAGILLTVAALFTGALVKAGAATAADAGTRPAQSAHPTSPSPARSSGIPARTPSVAEQRASRTFWTAERMRGATPLDLLLTPRAAQRLKAPGAAEGPVTTVAPTAAPAAFPQAGGPWTGGGAVVKTSGRVFFTFQGRTASCSGNAVTSQNASTVITAGHCVKYQGSWHTNWVFVPAYDNGNAPYGQWTATKTLTTPQWEASEDINHDIGAAVVAPLNGQRLTSVVGAQGIQFNGGYNKPVYAFGFPAASPYDGSKLIYCSGNSSRDFLLSQDHSLACNMTGGSSGGPWFTGFNEATGQGLQVSVNSFGYTFLPNRMFGPYFGNEAKALYDRAQTS, from the coding sequence GTGAGACGCCATCACACCGCCGCGGGCATTCTGCTGACCGTGGCCGCCCTGTTCACCGGCGCCCTCGTCAAGGCCGGAGCGGCCACCGCGGCCGACGCCGGCACCAGGCCGGCACAGTCCGCCCACCCCACGTCCCCGAGCCCCGCCCGGAGCTCCGGCATACCCGCCCGCACACCCTCCGTCGCCGAACAGCGCGCGTCCCGCACCTTCTGGACGGCCGAACGCATGCGCGGCGCCACCCCGCTCGACCTGCTCCTGACCCCGCGCGCCGCCCAGCGGCTGAAGGCCCCCGGGGCCGCCGAGGGGCCGGTGACGACCGTCGCGCCCACGGCGGCCCCCGCCGCCTTCCCGCAGGCGGGCGGCCCGTGGACCGGCGGCGGCGCGGTCGTCAAGACGTCCGGGCGGGTGTTCTTCACCTTCCAGGGCCGCACCGCCTCCTGCTCCGGCAACGCCGTGACCAGCCAGAACGCCAGCACTGTCATCACCGCGGGCCACTGCGTCAAGTACCAGGGCAGCTGGCACACCAACTGGGTCTTCGTGCCCGCCTACGACAACGGCAACGCGCCGTACGGCCAGTGGACCGCGACCAAGACGCTCACCACCCCGCAGTGGGAGGCGAGCGAGGACATCAACCACGACATCGGCGCCGCGGTCGTCGCCCCGCTGAACGGACAGCGGCTGACCTCGGTCGTCGGCGCGCAAGGCATCCAGTTCAACGGCGGCTACAACAAGCCGGTGTACGCCTTCGGCTTCCCGGCCGCCTCCCCGTACGACGGAAGCAAGCTGATCTACTGCAGCGGCAACAGCTCCAGGGACTTCCTGCTCTCGCAGGACCACAGCCTCGCCTGCAACATGACCGGCGGCTCCAGCGGCGGCCCCTGGTTCACCGGCTTCAACGAGGCGACCGGGCAGGGCCTGCAGGTCTCGGTGAACAGCTTCGGCTACACATTCCTGCCGAACCGCATGTTCGGCCCGTACTTCGGCAACGAGGCCAAGGCCCTGTACGACAGGGCCCAGACCTCGTAG
- a CDS encoding NtaA/DmoA family FMN-dependent monooxygenase (This protein belongs to a clade of FMN-dependent monooxygenases, within a broader family of flavin-dependent oxidoreductases, the luciferase-like monooxygenase (LMM) family, some of whose members use coenzyme F420 rather than FMN.): MSKPLKQIHLAAHFPGVNNTTVWSDPRAGSHIEFASFAHFARTAERARFDFLFLAEGLRLREQGGKIYDLDVVGRPDTFTVLSALAAVTDRLGLTGTINSTFNEPYEVARQFATLDHLSAGRAAWNVVTSWDAFTGENFRRGGFLPESERYSRAEEFLATATELFDSWRGDEIVADQATGTFLRDAKAGAFVHQGRHFDIHGRFNVPRSPQGRPVIFQAGDSEEGREFAAAAADAIFSRYADLDSGRAFYTDVKSRLAKYGRHPGQLLILPAATFVLGDTDAEAEEHAREVRRRQVSGATALRHLEFVWNRDLSGYDPDGPLPDVDPDLSGHHIARGRAQVRMYRDPLATAREWRELAAARNWSIRDLVIETGNRQNFVGSPDTVARTIDQYVQSDAADGFILVPHLTPGGLDEFADKVVPLLQERGVFRTEYEGTTLRDHLGLAHPDAAAAERAAS; encoded by the coding sequence ATGAGCAAGCCGCTGAAGCAGATCCACCTCGCCGCCCACTTCCCCGGCGTCAACAACACCACCGTGTGGAGCGACCCGAGGGCCGGCAGCCACATCGAGTTCGCCTCCTTCGCGCACTTCGCGCGCACCGCCGAACGCGCCCGGTTCGACTTCCTGTTCCTCGCCGAGGGACTGCGGCTGCGCGAACAGGGCGGGAAGATATACGACCTCGACGTCGTCGGACGGCCGGACACCTTCACCGTGCTGTCCGCGCTCGCCGCCGTCACCGACCGCCTCGGCCTGACCGGCACCATCAACTCCACCTTCAACGAGCCCTACGAGGTGGCCCGCCAGTTCGCCACTCTCGACCACCTCTCGGCCGGGCGGGCCGCCTGGAACGTCGTCACCTCCTGGGACGCCTTCACCGGGGAGAACTTCCGCCGCGGCGGCTTCCTCCCCGAGTCCGAGCGCTACTCCCGCGCCGAGGAGTTCCTGGCCACCGCCACCGAACTGTTCGACTCCTGGCGGGGCGACGAGATCGTGGCCGACCAGGCGACCGGCACCTTCCTGCGCGACGCCAAGGCCGGCGCCTTCGTCCACCAGGGCCGGCACTTCGACATCCACGGCCGGTTCAACGTCCCGCGCAGCCCCCAGGGCCGGCCGGTGATCTTCCAGGCCGGCGACTCCGAGGAGGGCCGTGAGTTCGCCGCCGCCGCGGCGGACGCGATTTTCAGCCGGTACGCCGACCTCGACTCCGGCCGCGCCTTCTACACCGACGTCAAGTCCCGCCTCGCCAAGTACGGCCGCCACCCCGGCCAGTTGCTCATCCTGCCCGCCGCGACCTTCGTGCTCGGCGACACCGACGCCGAGGCCGAGGAACACGCCAGGGAGGTACGCCGCCGGCAGGTCAGCGGAGCCACCGCCCTCAGGCACCTGGAATTCGTCTGGAACCGGGACCTGTCCGGCTACGACCCGGACGGCCCCCTGCCCGACGTCGACCCCGACCTCTCCGGCCACCACATCGCCCGGGGCCGCGCCCAGGTCCGCATGTACCGCGACCCGCTGGCCACCGCCCGCGAGTGGCGGGAACTGGCGGCGGCCCGCAACTGGTCCATCCGCGACCTGGTCATCGAGACCGGCAACCGGCAGAACTTCGTGGGCTCCCCGGACACCGTCGCGCGCACCATCGACCAGTACGTGCAGTCCGACGCCGCCGACGGCTTCATCCTCGTCCCGCACCTCACCCCGGGCGGACTGGACGAGTTCGCCGACAAGGTCGTGCCGCTCCTCCAGGAACGCGGAGTGTTCCGCACCGAGTACGAGGGCACCACCCTGCGCGACCACCTCGGCCTCGCCCACCCCGACGCCGCGGCCGCCGAGCGGGCGGCCTCGTGA
- a CDS encoding LLM class flavin-dependent oxidoreductase yields the protein MSPSAPLHLAVALDGAGWHPAAWREPGSRPHELFTAGYWADLVTEAEHGLLDFVTFEDGLGPQSSHPTEPDDRTDRVQGRLDAVLVAARVAPLTRHIGLVPTVIATHTEPFHLSKAIATLDYVSTGRAGLRLKVTARPDEADHFGRRAFPRLTPDQWDTPSGRELFEDLFAEAADYVEVLRRLWDSWEDDAEIRDVATGRFIDRDKLHYIDFQGRWFSVKGPSITPRPPQGQPLVTALAHRSVPYRLVGGSADIGYVTPHGVDDARAAVAEIRAAQSAAGRAAEPVHVFGDLVVFLDDSPAAAEDRRARLDDLAGHPYTSDADIFTGTPAGLADHLQVLATAGLTGFRLRPGAIDHDLRQITRGLAPELRRRGVFRDTYEADTLRGLLGFPRPANRYAA from the coding sequence GTGTCCCCCTCAGCACCCCTGCACCTCGCCGTCGCGCTGGACGGCGCGGGCTGGCACCCGGCCGCCTGGCGCGAACCCGGCTCCCGCCCGCACGAGTTGTTCACCGCCGGCTACTGGGCCGACCTCGTCACCGAGGCCGAACACGGCCTGCTCGACTTCGTGACCTTCGAGGACGGACTCGGGCCGCAGTCCTCCCACCCGACGGAACCGGACGACCGCACCGACCGGGTCCAGGGCCGCCTCGACGCGGTCCTCGTCGCCGCCCGGGTCGCCCCCCTCACCCGGCACATCGGGCTGGTGCCGACCGTGATCGCCACCCACACCGAGCCCTTCCACCTGTCCAAGGCGATCGCCACGCTCGACTACGTCAGCACCGGCCGCGCCGGACTGCGCCTGAAGGTGACCGCGCGACCCGACGAGGCGGACCACTTCGGCCGCCGCGCCTTCCCCCGGCTCACCCCCGACCAGTGGGACACCCCCTCCGGCCGCGAGCTGTTCGAGGACCTGTTCGCGGAGGCCGCCGACTACGTCGAGGTCCTGCGCCGCCTGTGGGACAGCTGGGAGGACGACGCCGAGATCCGGGACGTCGCCACCGGCCGCTTCATCGACCGCGACAAACTGCACTACATCGACTTCCAGGGCCGCTGGTTCAGCGTCAAGGGCCCCTCCATCACCCCCCGCCCGCCGCAGGGCCAGCCCCTCGTCACCGCGCTCGCCCACCGGAGCGTTCCGTACCGGCTCGTCGGCGGCTCGGCCGACATCGGCTACGTCACCCCGCACGGCGTCGACGACGCCCGCGCCGCCGTCGCCGAGATCCGCGCCGCCCAGAGCGCGGCGGGCCGCGCGGCGGAACCGGTGCACGTCTTCGGCGACCTGGTCGTCTTCCTCGACGACAGCCCCGCGGCCGCCGAGGACCGCCGGGCCCGCCTGGACGACCTCGCCGGACACCCGTACACCAGCGACGCCGACATCTTCACCGGCACACCCGCCGGGCTGGCCGACCACCTCCAGGTACTCGCGACCGCCGGACTGACCGGCTTCCGGCTGCGCCCCGGCGCCATCGACCACGACCTGCGTCAGATCACCCGGGGACTGGCACCCGAACTGAGACGCCGGGGGGTCTTCCGGGACACCTACGAGGCGGACACCCTGCGCGGCCTCCTCGGCTTCCCCCGCCCCGCCAACCGTTACGCCGCCTGA
- a CDS encoding glutathione S-transferase C-terminal domain-containing protein produces the protein MPAAPLTSPPPLPSFRGRIGCDANSGYYAVARRYRLHLSPSCPHSLRLAVAHSLLGLDDTLPVTLLAPVPDGPGGEHLALRPLYEASSHHHPGPATAPVLSDEWTGRIVSTHAPDILRDMARHFGRDRRELWPRGADAEIAAVEHLCAYGVEEAAQSAGRAGAGAGERRTALARLLGTLRQWEARLGFHDYVLGDRITVADVQVWVTLVQLDLVHRRHLDAAAVHRIADHPHLWAYARRLAAHPAFGRHLDLPGIARRHHARCQGLEAAGAAVQILDWAAHIADGTGRSSSLCRP, from the coding sequence ATGCCCGCCGCACCCCTGACCAGCCCGCCGCCCCTGCCCTCCTTCCGGGGCAGGATCGGCTGCGACGCGAACAGCGGCTACTACGCCGTCGCCCGCCGCTACCGCCTCCACCTCTCGCCGTCCTGTCCGCACTCGCTCCGCCTCGCCGTCGCACACAGCCTCCTCGGCCTCGACGACACCCTCCCGGTGACGCTGCTCGCGCCCGTGCCGGACGGACCCGGCGGCGAACACCTGGCGCTGCGCCCGCTGTACGAGGCCAGCTCCCACCACCACCCCGGCCCCGCCACGGCACCCGTGCTGAGCGACGAATGGACCGGACGGATCGTCAGCACCCACGCCCCGGACATCCTGCGGGACATGGCCCGCCACTTCGGCCGGGACCGCCGCGAGCTGTGGCCGCGCGGCGCGGACGCGGAGATCGCGGCCGTCGAGCACCTGTGCGCGTACGGCGTGGAGGAGGCCGCCCAGAGCGCGGGCCGCGCGGGAGCCGGCGCCGGTGAACGCCGGACCGCGCTCGCCCGGCTGCTGGGCACGCTGCGGCAGTGGGAGGCACGGCTCGGCTTCCACGACTACGTCCTGGGCGACCGGATTACCGTGGCCGACGTGCAGGTGTGGGTCACCCTGGTCCAGCTCGACCTCGTCCACCGCCGCCACCTGGACGCCGCCGCCGTCCACCGCATCGCCGACCACCCGCACCTGTGGGCGTACGCCCGCCGGCTCGCCGCCCACCCCGCCTTCGGCCGCCACCTCGACCTGCCGGGCATCGCCCGCCGCCACCACGCGCGCTGCCAGGGACTGGAGGCCGCGGGCGCGGCCGTACAGATCCTGGACTGGGCCGCCCACATCGCGGACGGGACCGGCCGCTCCTCCTCCCTCTGCCGTCCCTGA
- the ssuE gene encoding NADPH-dependent FMN reductase, with amino-acid sequence MATVLSVSGSPSATSRTARLLRHLDRRLTAQGHEVIPLDVRTLPAEALLGADVRHPEIAEATALFARADGVVIGTPVYKAAYSGLLKSLLDLLPQYALTGKTVLPLATGGTTAHVLAIDYALRPVLSSMGAGHIVQGWFTLDKDIAVTEDGKLSVAPGAAEALVHVVDQFSAALDGRRTLLAAAG; translated from the coding sequence ATGGCCACCGTCCTGTCCGTCTCCGGAAGCCCGTCCGCCACCTCCCGCACCGCCCGGCTGCTGCGCCACCTGGACCGGCGGCTGACGGCCCAGGGGCACGAGGTGATCCCGCTGGACGTCCGCACCCTGCCCGCCGAGGCGCTGCTCGGCGCGGACGTCCGGCACCCGGAGATCGCCGAGGCGACCGCCCTGTTCGCCCGTGCCGACGGCGTGGTGATCGGCACCCCCGTCTACAAGGCGGCCTACTCCGGGCTTCTGAAGTCCCTGCTCGACCTGCTGCCGCAGTACGCCCTGACCGGCAAGACGGTGCTGCCGCTGGCCACCGGCGGCACCACCGCGCACGTCCTCGCCATCGACTACGCCCTGCGCCCGGTGCTCAGCTCCATGGGCGCCGGGCACATCGTCCAGGGCTGGTTCACCCTCGACAAGGACATCGCGGTGACGGAGGACGGCAAGCTCTCCGTCGCCCCGGGCGCCGCCGAGGCCCTGGTCCACGTCGTCGACCAGTTCTCCGCGGCCCTCGACGGCCGCAGGACCCTGCTGGCGGCCGCCGGATGA
- a CDS encoding ABC transporter substrate-binding protein, whose translation MSTLARRTTAAALGLATALVLAACANPDDGGTTEVADTKGTKTKINTSPDQDRVTTGKVDSIAAQVPAEIRKRGTLEIVDSSGSAAPLTFFATDNKTVIGVEPDIAYLVADVLGLKPHLNTVSWENIFVGLDSAKYDVGFSNITVTEERKEKYDFATYREDNLGFEAKKGSGLQVDGPEDVAGKTVAVSSGTNQEKLLIEWSEANEKAGRKPVDIKYYQNDSDTYLALRSGRIDLYLGPNPTAAYHAATSGKTEVVGTYSGAGADLQGLIAATTKKDSGLVKPLAAALNEIIRNGTYDQVLKRWGLSDEAVTKSEINPPGLPKTAQ comes from the coding sequence GTGTCCACCCTCGCCCGCCGTACCACCGCAGCGGCCCTCGGACTCGCCACCGCCCTCGTCCTCGCCGCCTGCGCCAACCCCGACGACGGCGGCACCACCGAGGTCGCGGACACCAAGGGCACCAAGACCAAGATCAATACCAGCCCCGACCAGGACCGCGTCACCACCGGAAAGGTCGACTCCATCGCCGCCCAGGTCCCCGCGGAGATACGCAAGAGAGGCACCCTGGAGATCGTCGACTCCTCGGGGTCCGCCGCGCCGCTCACCTTCTTCGCCACCGACAACAAGACCGTCATCGGCGTCGAACCCGACATCGCGTACCTCGTCGCCGACGTGCTCGGCCTGAAGCCGCACCTCAACACCGTCTCCTGGGAGAACATCTTCGTCGGCCTGGACAGCGCCAAGTACGACGTCGGCTTCAGCAACATCACCGTCACCGAGGAACGCAAGGAGAAGTACGACTTCGCCACCTACCGCGAGGACAACCTCGGCTTCGAGGCGAAGAAGGGCAGCGGCCTGCAGGTCGACGGGCCGGAGGACGTGGCCGGCAAGACCGTCGCGGTGAGCAGCGGCACCAACCAGGAGAAGCTGCTCATCGAGTGGAGCGAGGCCAACGAGAAGGCCGGCCGCAAGCCGGTGGACATCAAGTACTACCAGAACGACAGCGACACCTACCTCGCCCTGCGGTCCGGCCGGATCGACCTCTACCTCGGCCCCAACCCCACCGCCGCCTACCACGCGGCCACCAGCGGCAAGACCGAGGTCGTCGGCACCTACTCCGGCGCCGGCGCCGACCTCCAGGGCCTCATCGCGGCCACCACCAAGAAGGACAGCGGCCTGGTGAAGCCGCTCGCCGCCGCGCTGAACGAGATCATCCGCAACGGAACCTACGACCAGGTCCTCAAGCGCTGGGGGCTGTCCGACGAGGCCGTCACCAAGTCCGAGATCAACCCGCCCGGACTGCCCAAGACCGCCCAGTAG
- a CDS encoding amino acid ABC transporter ATP-binding protein: protein MSQVMVDVHGVHKSFGPQEVLRGVDLQVRTGEVTVILGPSGSGKSTLLRTINHLEKVNRGWISIDGELVGYRRSGDKLHELKEKDVLKQRTNIGFVFQNFHLFPHLTVLENIVEAPVSALRRPRASVTETARRLLDRVGLADKTDAYPRQLSGGQQQRVAIARALALEPKVLLFDEPTSALDPELVGEVLDVIKDLAASGTTMIVVTHEIGFAREVADTVVFMDAGVVVEQGPPAAVLDTPRHERTRAFLSKVL from the coding sequence ATGAGTCAGGTCATGGTGGACGTCCACGGCGTCCACAAGAGCTTCGGCCCGCAGGAGGTGCTGCGCGGCGTGGACCTCCAGGTCCGCACCGGTGAGGTCACCGTGATCCTCGGCCCGTCCGGCTCCGGCAAGTCGACCCTGCTGCGCACCATCAACCACCTGGAGAAGGTGAACCGCGGCTGGATCAGCATCGACGGCGAACTCGTCGGCTACCGCCGCTCCGGGGACAAGCTGCACGAGCTGAAGGAGAAGGACGTCCTGAAGCAGCGGACCAACATCGGGTTCGTCTTCCAGAACTTCCATCTCTTCCCGCACCTGACCGTGCTGGAGAACATCGTCGAGGCCCCCGTCTCCGCGCTGCGCCGCCCCCGTGCGAGCGTGACCGAGACGGCCCGCCGGCTGCTCGACCGGGTCGGCCTCGCCGACAAGACCGACGCCTATCCGCGCCAGCTGTCCGGCGGTCAGCAGCAGCGCGTGGCCATCGCCCGCGCGCTCGCCCTCGAACCCAAGGTGCTGCTGTTCGACGAGCCGACCTCCGCGCTCGACCCGGAGCTGGTCGGTGAAGTCCTCGACGTCATCAAGGACCTGGCCGCCAGCGGCACCACCATGATCGTCGTCACCCACGAGATCGGCTTCGCCCGCGAGGTCGCCGACACCGTCGTCTTCATGGACGCCGGAGTCGTCGTGGAACAGGGGCCGCCCGCGGCCGTCCTCGACACCCCGCGGCACGAACGCACCCGTGCCTTCCTCTCCAAGGTCCTCTGA